The genomic stretch ATCCGTTTGCCCCGGTAACGAGCGTATACATGCAACGGTCCTGTCGATGAAAATGTAAATATATGCCGACTTAGACATTCGTGTATGGAGATACTCGTTACCGGTGGTGCGGGCTTCATCGGTTCCAATTTCGTTCGATTTCTTCTCGAGGAACGCGATGACTCTGTGATTACACTTGATGCACTCACATATGCCGGTTCACGTGATAATCTCGACGGTGTACTCGACAGTCCGAATCACCGATTCGTCGAAGGCGATATTCGCGACCGTGAGCTCGTAGACGAACTCATGACCAAGGTAGATGTGGTTGTTAACTTCGCCGCTGAGTCTCACGTCGACCGTTCTATCAACGGTGCAGAACCGTTCGTGTCGACGAACGTCCAGGGAACGCAGACGCTACTCGATGCCGCCCTTGAAGCTGACATCGACCGATTCCTTCAGATATCAACTGACGAGGTCTATGGCGAGATTCACGAGGGTCTGTTTACCGAAGACGACCCACTCAATCCCAGAAACCCGTATTCAGCAACGAAAGCCGGCGCAGACCTACTCGTTCAGAGCTACGGGGAGACCCACGGCCTTCCCACGCTCATCACGCGCACGTGCAACAACTTCGGTCCGCGCCAGCACCCCGAGAAGCTCATTCCAAAATTCATTCAACGGGCTGTGAAAGGCGAGACGCTCCCAGTGTACGGCGATGGGTCGAACGTTCGTGAGTGGATCTACGTCGAAGACAACTGCACGGCACTTGACACGGTGCTCCGTGAGGGAGAGCTCGGCGAAGTGTACAATATCGGGAGTGGTGAAGAACTCTCGAACATAGAGACCACTGAAAAGATTCTGGAAGCTGTTGGTGGTTCCTCCGAACAGATCGAGTTCGTCGAAGACCGAGCTGGCCACGATCAGCGATACGCCATCGATGCAACCAAGATTAAAGAACTTAGCTGGGAGCCAACATGGAGCTTTGACGAAGGTCTCGAAGCCTGCGTTGACTATTATCTTTCTACCTGAAAATGTCTAATGAATCGCAGAGGACGGCAAACCAATCCCTGACGACGAGTGGGAAGCAATCGTTCGTAATGTGCCACTGGTTTCGGTCGATTTGGTGATACGACACGAGGGCGGAGTTGTACTTGGGCTCCGGGAGAACGAACCTGTCCGTGGTGAATGGTTCGTACCTGGGGGCACTGTGATGAAGAACGAGACTCTCACTGACGCAGCCCACCGGGTTGCACGTGATGAACTGTGCATTAACGTAACGATTGAAGAACGATTGGGGACATTCGAACACTTCTATAACACCTCTGAAATTGCAGGAGTCGATTCAAAGCACTACCTGGCTACGGCATTCGTGGTTACCCTCAATGTAGACGAACTCAGTCCCGATGAACAGCATAGTCAGTTGAGGGTTTTCGAACCCCCATACGAAAACCTGCATCCGTATGTCGAACGCTACCTCTCAAAATTGGATTGAAGGGTTTCTTCTCGTCGTAGTTACCGCTGATTATTCTTTTTGAGATAGCTGCCGCCACTGGCCAACTGCTTTTGTGAACTCGTTCACCACACCAACCAGTGTCTGTGCCCAGCCAGAGCCTATGTACTAACGAGGACTCTTCGGAAGGGACCACCCACACGCAACGCTCACCGCCCCTTTCACTTCCGCGGTTCTTCCAAGGGGAATCGCCAAGATGTCCTTCAAAACCCGCTCTGGTCTCTATATCACTCTCTGACTGAATCCTATCCCCCACCTCCTGTGGTGAACTGGTTCACATCCCCGTGATTGCTATGAACTTCCTCACAGTCTACGAGTAGCGCCTTGCGCTTTTGCTTCACTCCTGTGCTTGTCTGGACCGACTGAGCTTCCCGCAACTGACATCCGTCGACCGATTTGGCCATCGCCTCTAACAGGTCGTAGGCGTACCGTCGCGAGACTCCCACACAGCCTTTGATTTCCGTTGCGGAGACAGACACCCGAGACTGGTCCCCACGTTGCTTGTTTGCTGCGTACTCGAGGATGACTACGAATTTCTGCTCTTTCGTGGATGCTTCTGGTGAAATATCA from Haladaptatus sp. QDMS2 encodes the following:
- the rfbB gene encoding dTDP-glucose 4,6-dehydratase, whose protein sequence is MEILVTGGAGFIGSNFVRFLLEERDDSVITLDALTYAGSRDNLDGVLDSPNHRFVEGDIRDRELVDELMTKVDVVVNFAAESHVDRSINGAEPFVSTNVQGTQTLLDAALEADIDRFLQISTDEVYGEIHEGLFTEDDPLNPRNPYSATKAGADLLVQSYGETHGLPTLITRTCNNFGPRQHPEKLIPKFIQRAVKGETLPVYGDGSNVREWIYVEDNCTALDTVLREGELGEVYNIGSGEELSNIETTEKILEAVGGSSEQIEFVEDRAGHDQRYAIDATKIKELSWEPTWSFDEGLEACVDYYLST
- a CDS encoding GDP-mannose mannosyl hydrolase, whose protein sequence is MAEDGKPIPDDEWEAIVRNVPLVSVDLVIRHEGGVVLGLRENEPVRGEWFVPGGTVMKNETLTDAAHRVARDELCINVTIEERLGTFEHFYNTSEIAGVDSKHYLATAFVVTLNVDELSPDEQHSQLRVFEPPYENLHPYVERYLSKLD